The Bacillus rossius redtenbacheri isolate Brsri chromosome 5, Brsri_v3, whole genome shotgun sequence region AAAAAGAAAGTAtcaaaatcacacaaatatttaGGTAACaatgacattaaaaaattacataaattttaagccATTTTGAAACTGCTTAACCAAACTGCCAAACAAATGTCCTTCCCTCCAACGCATTTAACAACTAGGTAGCCTACCAATTTCCCtagaaacaagtaaaaaaaaattacgagaaatAATGCCTTTGTTTTAATGATGCATACAGTTGCTGACCTAACACAACCAACCTTTTACATGTGATCTTCTCAATGTGCAAAAAAACCTTAATTAAAATTGGTTGATGCTTATTGGAACAAAATTTTATATGTTATCTTGTTAAAGGCAGTAGAATTAATACTTCTGAAATAAAGACTAATAGAAACTAAAgttagtttatgttaggttaAATACATTAACATGTTTAATTAATTTAGCTGATTTAGAAAAAGaaacattgtaatattttaatgctcCATTCATTAAATAAGGTGGTATTATTTTTACATGCagatacaatttattttgttcatttatcTCACTTGGTTCTGATAAAACTGGAGCAGTATTTTTGctcattttattattaaatattttagtcaTTATTTATGTACCTGTCCTTGTTTGCCAACCTTTCAGTTTAGTTGTGATAATCTGCACTTACAGAAACATAATCTCCTGAAAATCAGCAATAAACATTTTGCAAACAATAATGTATTTCTTATTAATGTAACTTACCTATCATAGCCaacaatttacattaaaatatatgtagCTTCCATTCAAACATCATAAGTACAAAACCAAACCTGATGTATTAGCCCACCTTTTCTGCAGTCTCTTAAACATTCAGGTATACAGACATAATGTTCCACGGAAAAATTCACGTTTGTCACCAATAATTTAGTGATATATTGTGCAACTATTAGAAACGTAATGAATTTTGTAATGGACATCACAATTTGAAATCATTAATGAGCACAATCCAGTAAAGTTAAAtatagaaattattaattttaactagTTTGTACAAGTAgcaaaaattaccttttttgttCCCACAACCCAAATAATTTGTGACTTAATTTGatgttttatttgaataaaaagCGGAACAGGCAGAAGCCTAACATGCAACTTGTGAAAGCCTGCACGGTGTTGAGAGTGGCGGTGTGTGCAGGAAGTCGGAGATAGAGTACTACGCGATGCTGGCGAAGACGGGCGTGCACCACTACTCCGGCAACAACATCGAGCTGGGCACGGCGTGCGGCAAGTACTTCCGGGTGTGCACGCTGTCCATCACGGACGCCGGAGACTCCGACATCATCCGCTCCATGCCCACCGGAGACGCGCAGTAATCCCTGTATtcatgtgaaaataaaaaatattctcgtTTTTCTTTTTCCGTATTTCACTCTTACTTCAGTTAGCAGTAGGGTCCCTCATCCGAGAAAACTTGATTCTTCTTTGCCGCAGTTGACTCAACTATAACATGGTCTGTGGTCACCTAGTGAAGGTGGCACaaatcagaaaagaaaaaaatatttttacatatttgtgaTAGTTGGCTTTGCATTGAAACCATTTTtgctgcatgcacacacacacacacaatgtttaaaacatatGTGAACTTAAGTTATCTTgtttaaaaacaaacaagagTTCAATCTAAGTACCCTCGCCCCTTGAATTAACGCTGCGTGTTTTGTGTAGTTTTGAAGTACCAATGCCAGTTAATCATGGCATTATTTGAAGTAGCCCAGCCATAGATTCGAAGTGGGATTTTAGtcttttacgtgaatttttatttccgtgTGTGTGCACTATGGCAACggtacttgtgtagtgttaaataCAAATGCAACGAATAAATAATGTGACAAATGAACATTGTATTTATCTCTGACAATGGTCCAAGTGTTCatccaatattaatattatgccatcCTGTATGTCAGCAGCatctctggagagaaaagccagaagctttcaggaaTAGTTTACCTAGCGCCTACTAGGATGTGCTAGTGGTAAATCATGGCAGATacacatttagtaaacaaaattGTCTGGAATTACATTAACAGggtaaataatctttctaataatagaaaacattgtttatttttttaaaaaatttttattacaactgaaatatatcttgtatattaataacattattatattgtaaCTTATAAATGTTAGTGAAGCCTTATggtccataatttttttcaatttaattaatgttactcaaaattgattaaaatttacttttatttatgtttgtcAGCAAGCACGCTTACCTGATAGAAAAACAAATTGTTTTGATTAACATACACACTTATGGAAAAAATCATACTTGATTAGTGCTCTGTTTTCCTAGACTAAATTAGGTTGTTACTTTAAGGGATGGGTGCAATGCTTATTTGCAAGTTTTCAGATTAATTAGAAAGTAAAGTTCCtttgaaaaaaactttttgaagttAGTTACAGAAAAAAGACATCTACTATTTTATTGTGACCCTATAACAAATATTGATTTCGTAGGAATTTTGGTGCTGGTGGTGACACTATGTACAAGAGATGGTGCACATTTCAAATGAGGGTATATTGTATGTGTTTactaaatcgtaacattttgtcACTTTGTTTTTTTGAATTAGCATTATGTAATTAAGTTTACTATTTCTGTGGTTATTGTTACACCGACCTGTTTTACTAGAGCTTTGGCTAGCGCTTACCTGTTACAAGTACATAGCTATGTAATCAATATTATAGGTATAATTTATACcatacattttattcatttaattttacaCTATTTGGGAtgtggttaaataaaaaaaaaattttattggggGAGAACAAAATGACAactgttggggagggggggggggggggcaacctgTCCCGTCTGCCAGTTACGGCACTTGCACTTGGAGTATGAGGTTCATAGTTTCCAGGATTTTTTTACTGGGTTAACAGTTTAGTCACAATGTTATTGATCCTGTGTGTACACTGTCTTAGGAAGTGATCCAAAATTGATACTGGTTTTATGTTTTATATGGAAACCTTACATGTTTTGGTCGGTGAAAAATGATCAAAGACTTTGAGAAGTTATGGTATTTTGAATTCTTTTAGTTGGTTTTGTTAAGCGGGATAGTTTTTTAAAGTAGTATATTTATACCATTAGCATGTGAAAGTCTTAATATTCTAAAATGTACATGCCAATGTAAAAAATGAATGCAGTTTCAAGTGGTTGATGAAGTCAGCTGGATTGTATTTTCCTTGTACATTCTAATGTATGTTGTTCAGGACTCGGACTTGAAGCTGCCATATACAATCAAAGGGAATGTTATGGTGAGAGGCTATGTCAATTTAAGCTTAGTAAAGATACCAGGAGATTCACTTATGTCCATCCTGGCACTAGTTCATGGTGGCTATAGAAGTTCTTCCAAAATAGATTCCTGACATTTCCCAGAAATAAAATCTACTTTCAGCCACCATAAATTGAATCAAGTGATATAATGCTCTGAAAGCAATTATCCACAGCATAACTGTGTATTTAAGTGCTTGGATTTAGGTCAACAACTGCATCGTATAATAATAGTTTaaacagggtggccagccaaccgggaaatcgggaaatagccaggatttcttaaaaaaaaccaggaatacctggaatcaaccaggaatttttattagaaccgggaattttttttatgaagtaacaatcacaataacatacggctgttaaatgagaacgttcaccacccgtcgaagcaagacagtgtgctcgtgtgctatattttgtgaaagttaatttgttcatattgcatttaaaaacttttgtagtacgtaagaaaccgttaacaattcagacttccatacttattatgtttctgtattcaaaagcaacagcattttggctgaaaatgttgttgtagga contains the following coding sequences:
- the LOC134531862 gene encoding large ribosomal subunit protein eL30, producing the protein MVVQKKQKKAMESINSRLALVMKSGKYVLGYKQTLKTLRQGKAKLVIIANNTPPLRKSEIEYYAMLAKTGVHHYSGNNIELGTACGKYFRVCTLSITDAGDSDIIRSMPTGDAQ